The following are from one region of the Corylus avellana chromosome ca1, CavTom2PMs-1.0 genome:
- the LOC132185427 gene encoding uncharacterized protein LOC132185427 isoform X3 yields the protein MMHKAEKKYEVGKLVDEEEAKQRQLRAILNKLTPTKFEKLFEQVKAVNIDNVATLTGVVSQIVDRASMEPIYCEMYVNFCCHLAGELPDFNEDNEKITFKRVLLNKCQWEFERGEREREQEEEANKADEEGEIHQSAEEREEKRVKARRRMLGNIRLTGELYKKKMLTERVMHACIQKLLGQFQDPDEEDLEALCKLMGTIGEMIDHEKAKEHMDRYFERMKTLSNNMNLSSRVRFMLKDGIDLRKNKWQQRRKVEGPKKIEEVHRDTAKERHVQFSSLGRGSSKNQSARRAPMDFGPRGSMKLSSPNAQMGDYRGVPPTQDIRSEQRLSGEAGNQELMIKDLTLTNQLLLRKLERWQWWFFVALNIFFLAVGQSTVVLNGRFYHDQGGNGKWMATLVQTAAFPILFIPLFLIPSSQQPSTSLAPPSIKILALIYFSLGVLISGDNMMYSVGLLYLPASTYSLICVSQLAFNVVFSYFINSQRFTASVVNSVVVLSLSAALIAVNDDSEGPSGISRWKYIIGLLCTLGGSALYSLLHSLMQLSFQKILKRETFSVVLEMQIYTSLVATCVSIVGLFASGEWKSLHGEMESFGAGRVPYVMTLVSTAVAWQIYSVGVVGLIFVASSLFSNVISTVSFAVTPIAFVIVFHDKMNSIKVIAMLLALWSSVSYIYQNYPDDSKTSRTLNDVIESHNDYHKARRTQNDVSATNIQHKGSIPSPQTPLLMMHKAKKKYEVGKVVDEEEAKQRQLRAILNKLTPTKFEKLFEQVKAVNIDNVATLAGVVSQIFDRGLMEPMYCEMYVNFFCRLAGELPDFNEDNEKITFKRVLLNKCQEEFERGEREQEEANKVDEEGEIKQSAEEREEKRVKARRRMLGNIRLIGELYKKKMLTERIMHACIQKLLGQFQDPDEEDLEALCKLMSTIGEMIDHQKAKEHMDAYFDRMKTLSNNMNLSSRVRFMLKDAIDLRKNKWQQRRTVEGPKKIEDVHKDAAQERQAKKLAGDYREILPTPDVWSEESERQSYEVGTLSIPLLQRPIGDDSTSLGPQVG from the exons ATGATGCACAAAGCTGAGAAGAAGTATGAAGTGGGTAAATTGGTGGATGAGGAAGAGGCAAAGCAAAGGCAATTAAGAGCTATTTTAAACAAACTTACTCCAACGAAGTTTGAGAAACTTTTTGAGCAAGTGAAAGCAGTTAACATTGACAATGTTGCCACTCTAACTGGTGTTGTGTCACAGATTGTTGACAGAGCTTCAATGGAGCCTATTTACTGTGAAATGTATGTAAATTTCTGTTGTCATCTGGCCGGGGAGTTGCCTGATTTCAATGAAGACAATGAAAAGATAACTTTTAAGAGAGTGCTTCTGAACAAGTGCCAGTGGGAATTTGAGaggggggaaagagaaagagagcaagaagaagaagctaataAAGCTGATGAAGAGGGTGAGATCCACCAGTCTGCagaggaaagagaagagaagagagttAAGGCTAGAAGACGAATGTTGGGTAACATTAGATTAACTGGGGAGTTGTACAAGAAGAAAATGTTGACTGAGCGAGTAATGCACGCATGTATACAGAAATTGCTGGGTCAGTTTCAGGATCCTGATGAAGAAGATCTTGAAGCTTTGTGCAAATTGATGGGTACTATTGGGGAGATGATCGACCATGAAAAAGCTAAGGAGCATATGGATAGATATTTTGAGAGAATGAAGACATTATCCAATAATATGAATTTATCTTCTAGAGTCAGGTTCATGTTGAAGGATGGAATTGATTTGAGAAAGAATAAATGGCAGCAGAGGAGGAAAGTTGAAGGGCCGAAAAAGATTGAGGAAGTGCACAGAGATACTGCTAAAGAACGACATGTGCAATTTAGCAGCTTGGGTCGTGGTTCGAGCAAAAACCAGTCAGCAAGAAGGGCACCTATGGATTTTGGTCCAAGAGGGTCAATGAAGTTATCTTCCCCAAATGCTCAGATGGGTGATTACCGTGGAGTGCCGCCTACTCAGGATATTCGGTCGGAGCAAAGACTGTCTGGTGAGGCTG GTAATCAGGAACTCATGATCAAAGATCTAACCTTGACCAACCAGTTATTACTGAGAAAACTCGAGCGGTGGCAATGGTGGTTTTTTGTGGCACTCAACATTTTCTTCCTCGCTGTGGGTCAATCTACTGTTGTTCTTAATGGAAGATTTTATCATGACCAGGGTGGAAATGGTAAATGGATGGCTACTCTTGTTCAAACTGCTGCCTTCCCAATCCTTTTCATCCCCCTCTTTCTTATTCCTTCCTCTCAGCAGCCTTCAACTTCATTGGCTCCACCCTCTATTAAAATTCTTGCCTTGATCTACTTCTCTCTTGGAGTGCTGATATCTGGTGACAACATGATGTATTCTGTTGGACTCTTGTACCTTCCTGCCTCTACTTACTCCCTCATATGTGTATCCCAATTAGCTTTTAATGTGGTTTTCTCTTACTTCATCAATTCTCAGAGGTTCACTGCTTCAGTTGTTAACTCTGTGGTTGTCCTCTCATTATCTGCTGCCCTGATTGCAGTCAATGACGACTCTGAAGGACCATCAGGAATTTCTAGGTGGAAATATATCATTGGCCTCCTTTGTACCCTAGGAGGTTCTGCACTTTACTCTCTTTTGCATTCCCTGATGCAGCTTTCCTTCCAAAAGATCCTGAAAAGGGAAACATTTTCTGTGGTTTTGGAAATGCAAATCTATACATCACTTGTTGCCACTTGTGTTTCGATTGTGGGTCTTTTTGCAAGTGGGGAGTGGAAGAGTTTGCATGGGGAAATGGAGAGTTTTGGTGCAGGAAGAGTTCCTTATGTAATGACTTTGGTTTCGACAGCTGTGGCTTGGCAGATTTACTCTGTTGGGGTTGTGGGGTTGATTTTTGTGGCTTCATCTCTCTTCTCCAACGTAATCAGTACTGTCTCTTTTGCTGTTACTCCTATTGCTTTTGTGATAGTTTTCCATGACAAGATGAACAGCATCAAGGTAATTGCTATGCTTTTGGCTCTTTGGAGTTCTGTATCTTATATTTACCAGAATTATCCTGATGATTCTAAGACAAGTAGAACGCTAAATGATGTCATTGAATCTCATAATGACTATCACAAGGCAAGGAGAACACAAAATGATGTTAGTGCTACCAATATTCAACACAAGGGTTCAATTCCTTCTCCTCAAACTCCATTACTGATGATGCACAAAGCTAAGAAGAAGTATGAAGTGGGTAAAGTAGTGGATGAGGAAGAGGCAAAGCAAAGGCAATTAAGAGCTATTTTAAACAAACTTACTCCAACGAAGTTTGAGAAACTTTTTGAGCAAGTGAAAGCAGTTAACATTGATAATGTTGCCACTCTAGCTGGTGTTGTGTCACAGATCTTTGACAGAGGTTTAATGGAGCCTATGTACTGTGAGATGTATGTAAATTTCTTTTGTCGTCTGGCCGGGGAGTTGCCTGATTTCAATGAAGACAATGAAAAGATAACTTTTAAGAGAGTGCTTCTGAACAAGTGCCAGGAGGAATTTGAGAGAGGGGAAAGAGAGCAAGAAGAAGCTAATAAAGTTGATGAAGAGGGTGAGATCAAACAGTCTGCagaggaaagagaagagaagagagttAAGGCTAGAAGACGAATGTTGGGTAACATTCGATTAATTGGGGAGTTGTACAAGAAGAAAATGTTGACTGAGCGAATAATGCATGCATGTATACAGAAATTGCTGGGTCAGTTTCAGGATCCTGATGAAGAAGATCTTGAAGCTTTGTGCAAATTGATGAGTACTATTGGGGAGATGATCGACCACCAAAAAGCTAAGGAGCATATGGATGCATATTTTGATAGAATGAAGACATTATCCAATAACATGAATTTATCTTCTAGGGTCAGGTTCATGTTGAAGGATGCAATTGATTTGAGAAAGAATAAATGGCAGCAGAGGAGGACAGTCGAGGGGCCGAAAAAGATTGAGGACGTGCACAAAGATGCTGCTCAAGAACGACAGGCGAAAAAATTAGCAG gtgattaCCGTGAAATACTGCCTACTCCTGATGTTTGGTCGGAGGAAAGTGAAAGACAGTCCTATGAGGTTGGGACCTTGTCAATTCCCTTGCTGCAAAGACCTATTGGTGATGATTCTACTTCTCTGGGACCTCAAGTTGGCTAG
- the LOC132185427 gene encoding uncharacterized protein LOC132185427 isoform X2 produces the protein MPLPDNKELMMHKAEKKYEVGKLVDEEEAKQRQLRAILNKLTPTKFEKLFEQVKAVNIDNVATLTGVVSQIVDRASMEPIYCEMYVNFCCHLAGELPDFNEDNEKITFKRVLLNKCQWEFERGEREREQEEEANKADEEGEIHQSAEEREEKRVKARRRMLGNIRLTGELYKKKMLTERVMHACIQKLLGQFQDPDEEDLEALCKLMGTIGEMIDHEKAKEHMDRYFERMKTLSNNMNLSSRVRFMLKDGIDLRKNKWQQRRKVEGPKKIEEVHRDTAKERHVQFSSLGRGSSKNQSARRAPMDFGPRGSMKLSSPNAQMGDYRGVPPTQDIRSEQRLSGNQELMIKDLTLTNQLLLRKLERWQWWFFVALNIFFLAVGQSTVVLNGRFYHDQGGNGKWMATLVQTAAFPILFIPLFLIPSSQQPSTSLAPPSIKILALIYFSLGVLISGDNMMYSVGLLYLPASTYSLICVSQLAFNVVFSYFINSQRFTASVVNSVVVLSLSAALIAVNDDSEGPSGISRWKYIIGLLCTLGGSALYSLLHSLMQLSFQKILKRETFSVVLEMQIYTSLVATCVSIVGLFASGEWKSLHGEMESFGAGRVPYVMTLVSTAVAWQIYSVGVVGLIFVASSLFSNVISTVSFAVTPIAFVIVFHDKMNSIKVIAMLLALWSSVSYIYQNYPDDSKTSRTLNDVIESHNDYHKARRTQNDVSATNIQHKGSIPSPQTPLLMMHKAKKKYEVGKVVDEEEAKQRQLRAILNKLTPTKFEKLFEQVKAVNIDNVATLAGVVSQIFDRGLMEPMYCEMYVNFFCRLAGELPDFNEDNEKITFKRVLLNKCQEEFERGEREQEEANKVDEEGEIKQSAEEREEKRVKARRRMLGNIRLIGELYKKKMLTERIMHACIQKLLGQFQDPDEEDLEALCKLMSTIGEMIDHQKAKEHMDAYFDRMKTLSNNMNLSSRVRFMLKDAIDLRKNKWQQRRTVEGPKKIEDVHKDAAQERQAKKLAGDYREILPTPDVWSEESERQSYEVGTLSIPLLQRPIGDDSTSLGPQVG, from the exons ATGCCATTgccag ATAATAAGGAACTGATGATGCACAAAGCTGAGAAGAAGTATGAAGTGGGTAAATTGGTGGATGAGGAAGAGGCAAAGCAAAGGCAATTAAGAGCTATTTTAAACAAACTTACTCCAACGAAGTTTGAGAAACTTTTTGAGCAAGTGAAAGCAGTTAACATTGACAATGTTGCCACTCTAACTGGTGTTGTGTCACAGATTGTTGACAGAGCTTCAATGGAGCCTATTTACTGTGAAATGTATGTAAATTTCTGTTGTCATCTGGCCGGGGAGTTGCCTGATTTCAATGAAGACAATGAAAAGATAACTTTTAAGAGAGTGCTTCTGAACAAGTGCCAGTGGGAATTTGAGaggggggaaagagaaagagagcaagaagaagaagctaataAAGCTGATGAAGAGGGTGAGATCCACCAGTCTGCagaggaaagagaagagaagagagttAAGGCTAGAAGACGAATGTTGGGTAACATTAGATTAACTGGGGAGTTGTACAAGAAGAAAATGTTGACTGAGCGAGTAATGCACGCATGTATACAGAAATTGCTGGGTCAGTTTCAGGATCCTGATGAAGAAGATCTTGAAGCTTTGTGCAAATTGATGGGTACTATTGGGGAGATGATCGACCATGAAAAAGCTAAGGAGCATATGGATAGATATTTTGAGAGAATGAAGACATTATCCAATAATATGAATTTATCTTCTAGAGTCAGGTTCATGTTGAAGGATGGAATTGATTTGAGAAAGAATAAATGGCAGCAGAGGAGGAAAGTTGAAGGGCCGAAAAAGATTGAGGAAGTGCACAGAGATACTGCTAAAGAACGACATGTGCAATTTAGCAGCTTGGGTCGTGGTTCGAGCAAAAACCAGTCAGCAAGAAGGGCACCTATGGATTTTGGTCCAAGAGGGTCAATGAAGTTATCTTCCCCAAATGCTCAGATGGGTGATTACCGTGGAGTGCCGCCTACTCAGGATATTCGGTCGGAGCAAAGACTGTCTG GTAATCAGGAACTCATGATCAAAGATCTAACCTTGACCAACCAGTTATTACTGAGAAAACTCGAGCGGTGGCAATGGTGGTTTTTTGTGGCACTCAACATTTTCTTCCTCGCTGTGGGTCAATCTACTGTTGTTCTTAATGGAAGATTTTATCATGACCAGGGTGGAAATGGTAAATGGATGGCTACTCTTGTTCAAACTGCTGCCTTCCCAATCCTTTTCATCCCCCTCTTTCTTATTCCTTCCTCTCAGCAGCCTTCAACTTCATTGGCTCCACCCTCTATTAAAATTCTTGCCTTGATCTACTTCTCTCTTGGAGTGCTGATATCTGGTGACAACATGATGTATTCTGTTGGACTCTTGTACCTTCCTGCCTCTACTTACTCCCTCATATGTGTATCCCAATTAGCTTTTAATGTGGTTTTCTCTTACTTCATCAATTCTCAGAGGTTCACTGCTTCAGTTGTTAACTCTGTGGTTGTCCTCTCATTATCTGCTGCCCTGATTGCAGTCAATGACGACTCTGAAGGACCATCAGGAATTTCTAGGTGGAAATATATCATTGGCCTCCTTTGTACCCTAGGAGGTTCTGCACTTTACTCTCTTTTGCATTCCCTGATGCAGCTTTCCTTCCAAAAGATCCTGAAAAGGGAAACATTTTCTGTGGTTTTGGAAATGCAAATCTATACATCACTTGTTGCCACTTGTGTTTCGATTGTGGGTCTTTTTGCAAGTGGGGAGTGGAAGAGTTTGCATGGGGAAATGGAGAGTTTTGGTGCAGGAAGAGTTCCTTATGTAATGACTTTGGTTTCGACAGCTGTGGCTTGGCAGATTTACTCTGTTGGGGTTGTGGGGTTGATTTTTGTGGCTTCATCTCTCTTCTCCAACGTAATCAGTACTGTCTCTTTTGCTGTTACTCCTATTGCTTTTGTGATAGTTTTCCATGACAAGATGAACAGCATCAAGGTAATTGCTATGCTTTTGGCTCTTTGGAGTTCTGTATCTTATATTTACCAGAATTATCCTGATGATTCTAAGACAAGTAGAACGCTAAATGATGTCATTGAATCTCATAATGACTATCACAAGGCAAGGAGAACACAAAATGATGTTAGTGCTACCAATATTCAACACAAGGGTTCAATTCCTTCTCCTCAAACTCCATTACTGATGATGCACAAAGCTAAGAAGAAGTATGAAGTGGGTAAAGTAGTGGATGAGGAAGAGGCAAAGCAAAGGCAATTAAGAGCTATTTTAAACAAACTTACTCCAACGAAGTTTGAGAAACTTTTTGAGCAAGTGAAAGCAGTTAACATTGATAATGTTGCCACTCTAGCTGGTGTTGTGTCACAGATCTTTGACAGAGGTTTAATGGAGCCTATGTACTGTGAGATGTATGTAAATTTCTTTTGTCGTCTGGCCGGGGAGTTGCCTGATTTCAATGAAGACAATGAAAAGATAACTTTTAAGAGAGTGCTTCTGAACAAGTGCCAGGAGGAATTTGAGAGAGGGGAAAGAGAGCAAGAAGAAGCTAATAAAGTTGATGAAGAGGGTGAGATCAAACAGTCTGCagaggaaagagaagagaagagagttAAGGCTAGAAGACGAATGTTGGGTAACATTCGATTAATTGGGGAGTTGTACAAGAAGAAAATGTTGACTGAGCGAATAATGCATGCATGTATACAGAAATTGCTGGGTCAGTTTCAGGATCCTGATGAAGAAGATCTTGAAGCTTTGTGCAAATTGATGAGTACTATTGGGGAGATGATCGACCACCAAAAAGCTAAGGAGCATATGGATGCATATTTTGATAGAATGAAGACATTATCCAATAACATGAATTTATCTTCTAGGGTCAGGTTCATGTTGAAGGATGCAATTGATTTGAGAAAGAATAAATGGCAGCAGAGGAGGACAGTCGAGGGGCCGAAAAAGATTGAGGACGTGCACAAAGATGCTGCTCAAGAACGACAGGCGAAAAAATTAGCAG gtgattaCCGTGAAATACTGCCTACTCCTGATGTTTGGTCGGAGGAAAGTGAAAGACAGTCCTATGAGGTTGGGACCTTGTCAATTCCCTTGCTGCAAAGACCTATTGGTGATGATTCTACTTCTCTGGGACCTCAAGTTGGCTAG
- the LOC132185427 gene encoding uncharacterized protein LOC132185427 isoform X1 yields the protein MPLPDNKELMMHKAEKKYEVGKLVDEEEAKQRQLRAILNKLTPTKFEKLFEQVKAVNIDNVATLTGVVSQIVDRASMEPIYCEMYVNFCCHLAGELPDFNEDNEKITFKRVLLNKCQWEFERGEREREQEEEANKADEEGEIHQSAEEREEKRVKARRRMLGNIRLTGELYKKKMLTERVMHACIQKLLGQFQDPDEEDLEALCKLMGTIGEMIDHEKAKEHMDRYFERMKTLSNNMNLSSRVRFMLKDGIDLRKNKWQQRRKVEGPKKIEEVHRDTAKERHVQFSSLGRGSSKNQSARRAPMDFGPRGSMKLSSPNAQMGDYRGVPPTQDIRSEQRLSGEAGNQELMIKDLTLTNQLLLRKLERWQWWFFVALNIFFLAVGQSTVVLNGRFYHDQGGNGKWMATLVQTAAFPILFIPLFLIPSSQQPSTSLAPPSIKILALIYFSLGVLISGDNMMYSVGLLYLPASTYSLICVSQLAFNVVFSYFINSQRFTASVVNSVVVLSLSAALIAVNDDSEGPSGISRWKYIIGLLCTLGGSALYSLLHSLMQLSFQKILKRETFSVVLEMQIYTSLVATCVSIVGLFASGEWKSLHGEMESFGAGRVPYVMTLVSTAVAWQIYSVGVVGLIFVASSLFSNVISTVSFAVTPIAFVIVFHDKMNSIKVIAMLLALWSSVSYIYQNYPDDSKTSRTLNDVIESHNDYHKARRTQNDVSATNIQHKGSIPSPQTPLLMMHKAKKKYEVGKVVDEEEAKQRQLRAILNKLTPTKFEKLFEQVKAVNIDNVATLAGVVSQIFDRGLMEPMYCEMYVNFFCRLAGELPDFNEDNEKITFKRVLLNKCQEEFERGEREQEEANKVDEEGEIKQSAEEREEKRVKARRRMLGNIRLIGELYKKKMLTERIMHACIQKLLGQFQDPDEEDLEALCKLMSTIGEMIDHQKAKEHMDAYFDRMKTLSNNMNLSSRVRFMLKDAIDLRKNKWQQRRTVEGPKKIEDVHKDAAQERQAKKLAGDYREILPTPDVWSEESERQSYEVGTLSIPLLQRPIGDDSTSLGPQVG from the exons ATGCCATTgccag ATAATAAGGAACTGATGATGCACAAAGCTGAGAAGAAGTATGAAGTGGGTAAATTGGTGGATGAGGAAGAGGCAAAGCAAAGGCAATTAAGAGCTATTTTAAACAAACTTACTCCAACGAAGTTTGAGAAACTTTTTGAGCAAGTGAAAGCAGTTAACATTGACAATGTTGCCACTCTAACTGGTGTTGTGTCACAGATTGTTGACAGAGCTTCAATGGAGCCTATTTACTGTGAAATGTATGTAAATTTCTGTTGTCATCTGGCCGGGGAGTTGCCTGATTTCAATGAAGACAATGAAAAGATAACTTTTAAGAGAGTGCTTCTGAACAAGTGCCAGTGGGAATTTGAGaggggggaaagagaaagagagcaagaagaagaagctaataAAGCTGATGAAGAGGGTGAGATCCACCAGTCTGCagaggaaagagaagagaagagagttAAGGCTAGAAGACGAATGTTGGGTAACATTAGATTAACTGGGGAGTTGTACAAGAAGAAAATGTTGACTGAGCGAGTAATGCACGCATGTATACAGAAATTGCTGGGTCAGTTTCAGGATCCTGATGAAGAAGATCTTGAAGCTTTGTGCAAATTGATGGGTACTATTGGGGAGATGATCGACCATGAAAAAGCTAAGGAGCATATGGATAGATATTTTGAGAGAATGAAGACATTATCCAATAATATGAATTTATCTTCTAGAGTCAGGTTCATGTTGAAGGATGGAATTGATTTGAGAAAGAATAAATGGCAGCAGAGGAGGAAAGTTGAAGGGCCGAAAAAGATTGAGGAAGTGCACAGAGATACTGCTAAAGAACGACATGTGCAATTTAGCAGCTTGGGTCGTGGTTCGAGCAAAAACCAGTCAGCAAGAAGGGCACCTATGGATTTTGGTCCAAGAGGGTCAATGAAGTTATCTTCCCCAAATGCTCAGATGGGTGATTACCGTGGAGTGCCGCCTACTCAGGATATTCGGTCGGAGCAAAGACTGTCTGGTGAGGCTG GTAATCAGGAACTCATGATCAAAGATCTAACCTTGACCAACCAGTTATTACTGAGAAAACTCGAGCGGTGGCAATGGTGGTTTTTTGTGGCACTCAACATTTTCTTCCTCGCTGTGGGTCAATCTACTGTTGTTCTTAATGGAAGATTTTATCATGACCAGGGTGGAAATGGTAAATGGATGGCTACTCTTGTTCAAACTGCTGCCTTCCCAATCCTTTTCATCCCCCTCTTTCTTATTCCTTCCTCTCAGCAGCCTTCAACTTCATTGGCTCCACCCTCTATTAAAATTCTTGCCTTGATCTACTTCTCTCTTGGAGTGCTGATATCTGGTGACAACATGATGTATTCTGTTGGACTCTTGTACCTTCCTGCCTCTACTTACTCCCTCATATGTGTATCCCAATTAGCTTTTAATGTGGTTTTCTCTTACTTCATCAATTCTCAGAGGTTCACTGCTTCAGTTGTTAACTCTGTGGTTGTCCTCTCATTATCTGCTGCCCTGATTGCAGTCAATGACGACTCTGAAGGACCATCAGGAATTTCTAGGTGGAAATATATCATTGGCCTCCTTTGTACCCTAGGAGGTTCTGCACTTTACTCTCTTTTGCATTCCCTGATGCAGCTTTCCTTCCAAAAGATCCTGAAAAGGGAAACATTTTCTGTGGTTTTGGAAATGCAAATCTATACATCACTTGTTGCCACTTGTGTTTCGATTGTGGGTCTTTTTGCAAGTGGGGAGTGGAAGAGTTTGCATGGGGAAATGGAGAGTTTTGGTGCAGGAAGAGTTCCTTATGTAATGACTTTGGTTTCGACAGCTGTGGCTTGGCAGATTTACTCTGTTGGGGTTGTGGGGTTGATTTTTGTGGCTTCATCTCTCTTCTCCAACGTAATCAGTACTGTCTCTTTTGCTGTTACTCCTATTGCTTTTGTGATAGTTTTCCATGACAAGATGAACAGCATCAAGGTAATTGCTATGCTTTTGGCTCTTTGGAGTTCTGTATCTTATATTTACCAGAATTATCCTGATGATTCTAAGACAAGTAGAACGCTAAATGATGTCATTGAATCTCATAATGACTATCACAAGGCAAGGAGAACACAAAATGATGTTAGTGCTACCAATATTCAACACAAGGGTTCAATTCCTTCTCCTCAAACTCCATTACTGATGATGCACAAAGCTAAGAAGAAGTATGAAGTGGGTAAAGTAGTGGATGAGGAAGAGGCAAAGCAAAGGCAATTAAGAGCTATTTTAAACAAACTTACTCCAACGAAGTTTGAGAAACTTTTTGAGCAAGTGAAAGCAGTTAACATTGATAATGTTGCCACTCTAGCTGGTGTTGTGTCACAGATCTTTGACAGAGGTTTAATGGAGCCTATGTACTGTGAGATGTATGTAAATTTCTTTTGTCGTCTGGCCGGGGAGTTGCCTGATTTCAATGAAGACAATGAAAAGATAACTTTTAAGAGAGTGCTTCTGAACAAGTGCCAGGAGGAATTTGAGAGAGGGGAAAGAGAGCAAGAAGAAGCTAATAAAGTTGATGAAGAGGGTGAGATCAAACAGTCTGCagaggaaagagaagagaagagagttAAGGCTAGAAGACGAATGTTGGGTAACATTCGATTAATTGGGGAGTTGTACAAGAAGAAAATGTTGACTGAGCGAATAATGCATGCATGTATACAGAAATTGCTGGGTCAGTTTCAGGATCCTGATGAAGAAGATCTTGAAGCTTTGTGCAAATTGATGAGTACTATTGGGGAGATGATCGACCACCAAAAAGCTAAGGAGCATATGGATGCATATTTTGATAGAATGAAGACATTATCCAATAACATGAATTTATCTTCTAGGGTCAGGTTCATGTTGAAGGATGCAATTGATTTGAGAAAGAATAAATGGCAGCAGAGGAGGACAGTCGAGGGGCCGAAAAAGATTGAGGACGTGCACAAAGATGCTGCTCAAGAACGACAGGCGAAAAAATTAGCAG gtgattaCCGTGAAATACTGCCTACTCCTGATGTTTGGTCGGAGGAAAGTGAAAGACAGTCCTATGAGGTTGGGACCTTGTCAATTCCCTTGCTGCAAAGACCTATTGGTGATGATTCTACTTCTCTGGGACCTCAAGTTGGCTAG
- the LOC132183867 gene encoding large ribosomal subunit protein eL43z isoform X1, giving the protein MQTKRTKKAGIVGKYGTRYGASLRKQIKKMEVSQHSKYFCEFCGKFAVKRKAVGIWGCKDCGKVKAGGAYTLNTASAVTVRSTIRRLREQTEN; this is encoded by the exons ATGCAGACAAAGAGAACCAAGAAGGCTGGTATTGTTGGGAAGTATG GCACCCGTTATGGTGCTAGTCTGAGGAAGCAGATTAAGAAGATGGAAGTCAGCCAGCACAGCAAATACTTCTGCGAGTTTTGTGGGAAG TTTGCAGTGAAGAGGAAGGCTGTTGGAATCTGGGGTTGCAAGGATTGTGGAAAAGTGAAAGCAGGAGGTGCTTACACATTGAA CACCGCAAGTGCTGTGACGGTTCGGAGCACCATCCGGAGGCTGAGGGAGCAGACGGAGAACTGA
- the LOC132183867 gene encoding large ribosomal subunit protein eL43z isoform X2 — protein MTKRTKKAGIVGKYGTRYGASLRKQIKKMEVSQHSKYFCEFCGKFAVKRKAVGIWGCKDCGKVKAGGAYTLNTASAVTVRSTIRRLREQTEN, from the exons atg ACAAAGAGAACCAAGAAGGCTGGTATTGTTGGGAAGTATG GCACCCGTTATGGTGCTAGTCTGAGGAAGCAGATTAAGAAGATGGAAGTCAGCCAGCACAGCAAATACTTCTGCGAGTTTTGTGGGAAG TTTGCAGTGAAGAGGAAGGCTGTTGGAATCTGGGGTTGCAAGGATTGTGGAAAAGTGAAAGCAGGAGGTGCTTACACATTGAA CACCGCAAGTGCTGTGACGGTTCGGAGCACCATCCGGAGGCTGAGGGAGCAGACGGAGAACTGA